In a single window of the Methanobrevibacter sp. genome:
- a CDS encoding TIGR00289 family protein — protein MKVAVLFSGGKDSTMALYNAIEAKEDVKYLLSMKSRNDESYMFHVPNIHITDLLSEAFDIPIMSVETEGIKEEELKDLKNAFEDLKNLGVEAIYTGALYSQYQKSRIEKLCDEVGLVAVSPYWHVDELEYMRKIVSLGFKIIICGVAAWGLDESWLGKVIDDEAIDELIKIHEKYYIDLAFEGGEAETLAIDGPIFKKRIKILKDKKEWYHDSGVYIIEDAVLEEK, from the coding sequence ATGAAAGTTGCAGTTTTATTTTCTGGTGGAAAAGACAGTACAATGGCATTATATAATGCTATTGAAGCGAAAGAAGATGTTAAATATCTTCTTTCCATGAAATCTAGAAATGATGAATCATATATGTTCCATGTTCCTAATATTCATATAACTGATTTGCTTTCAGAAGCCTTTGATATTCCGATAATGTCTGTTGAAACTGAGGGGATTAAAGAAGAAGAACTTAAAGATTTAAAGAATGCATTTGAAGATCTCAAAAATTTAGGTGTTGAAGCTATATATACAGGTGCACTTTACTCCCAATATCAAAAGTCAAGAATTGAAAAGTTGTGTGATGAAGTTGGTCTTGTTGCAGTTTCACCTTACTGGCATGTTGATGAATTGGAATACATGAGAAAAATAGTGTCTTTAGGTTTTAAAATCATAATCTGTGGAGTTGCAGCTTGGGGATTGGATGAGTCATGGCTTGGAAAAGTCATTGATGATGAAGCTATTGATGAATTAATAAAGATTCATGAAAAATACTATATTGATCTGGCTTTTGAAGGCGGTGAAGCCGAAACCTTAGCAATTGATGGTCCTATTTTTAAAAAAAGAATTAAAATCTTAAAAGATAAAAAAGAATGGTATCATGATAGTGGTGTTTATATTATCGAAGATGCAGTTTTAGAGGAAAAATGA
- a CDS encoding alpha/beta hydrolase-fold protein, producing the protein MVLFRGDIKCKSLQRRTSISVILPADNIHFLNDSEDIVPKPYKTLYLLHGLYGSDDIFLANTSIQKFAEDHGIAIVIPCGENSFYVDNKNAHAYYGEYVGQELLDITRNIFPLSTKREDTYIAGFSMGGYGAIRNGLKYSKNFSKIGMISAALITDDIVHYADDSNVLKSKSFYESCFGDLDKVKNSDMDPKYLIENTDNIPDIFMACGSDDFLFDKNVGFCEFLKSKDIDVEFIQSPGEHTWEFCDKHVKEFIKTLNLK; encoded by the coding sequence ATGGTATTATTTAGAGGAGATATCAAATGTAAAAGCTTACAAAGACGTACATCAATTAGTGTAATACTGCCTGCAGACAATATTCATTTTTTAAATGATTCTGAGGATATTGTGCCTAAACCATATAAGACACTCTATTTGCTTCATGGACTGTATGGTAGTGATGATATATTCCTTGCTAATACTTCTATTCAAAAATTCGCAGAAGATCATGGAATAGCTATTGTAATTCCATGTGGTGAAAATAGCTTTTATGTAGATAATAAAAATGCTCATGCTTATTATGGAGAATATGTTGGCCAGGAGCTATTGGATATTACAAGAAACATTTTTCCACTTTCAACTAAAAGAGAAGACACCTATATTGCAGGTTTTTCAATGGGTGGATATGGAGCTATTAGAAATGGTCTTAAATACTCTAAAAACTTCTCAAAAATTGGAATGATTTCAGCAGCACTAATTACTGATGATATTGTTCACTATGCAGATGACAGCAATGTCTTAAAATCAAAATCATTTTATGAATCATGCTTTGGTGATTTGGATAAAGTTAAAAATTCTGATATGGATCCAAAATACCTGATTGAAAATACAGATAATATTCCAGATATTTTCATGGCATGTGGCAGTGATGATTTCTTATTTGATAAAAACGTTGGATTTTGCGAATTTTTAAAATCAAAAGATATTGATGTAGAATTCATACAATCTCCAGGTGAACATACCTGGGAGTTTTGTGACAAACATGTTAAAGAATTTATAAAAACATTAAATTTAAAATAA
- a CDS encoding A24 family peptidase produces the protein MAAFYDIKSNIVPDKLNYTLIFFGLISNLILSIISNNIKYILASFISMFLTYVITYMLWKLKMWGGGDVKLFTAIATVIPSGLNINFLNIFPQLSVYPFSFSVIVNSILVSFPFLVIFVTHLIFRNKIFGDNIDFLVNVFNIESLKYIKNSTLNKLISVNDLKEGMIVNDYYFNNEYIIKLLSAENGNLEIYKSNRDDFRYYFKSQSAGGLTAGEVWQLKIMNSQNIISDNISIKMAFPFAPAILLGLLITVFYGDLMMIFIKNIFLVI, from the coding sequence TTGGCAGCATTTTATGATATAAAGAGTAATATTGTTCCTGATAAATTAAATTATACTTTGATATTTTTTGGATTAATTTCAAATTTGATTTTATCAATTATTTCAAATAATATTAAATACATTTTAGCTTCATTTATTTCAATGTTTCTTACATATGTTATAACATATATGCTATGGAAATTAAAAATGTGGGGTGGTGGTGATGTAAAATTATTCACTGCTATTGCTACAGTAATACCATCTGGTCTTAATATTAACTTTTTGAATATTTTTCCACAGTTATCAGTATATCCGTTCTCGTTTAGTGTAATTGTCAATAGTATTCTGGTGTCATTTCCATTTCTGGTAATTTTTGTTACACATTTAATATTCAGAAATAAAATATTTGGGGATAATATTGATTTTCTTGTCAATGTTTTCAATATTGAAAGTTTGAAATATATAAAAAATTCAACTTTGAATAAACTGATTTCTGTTAATGATTTAAAAGAAGGAATGATAGTCAATGATTATTATTTCAACAATGAGTATATCATTAAACTTTTAAGTGCTGAAAATGGTAATTTGGAGATTTATAAATCAAATCGTGATGATTTTAGATACTACTTTAAATCTCAGAGTGCCGGAGGATTAACTGCAGGGGAAGTTTGGCAGCTTAAGATTATGAATTCTCAGAATATAATTTCAGACAACATTTCTATCAAAATGGCTTTTCCATTTGCTCCGGCGATACTATTAGGATTGTTAATTACAGTATTTTATGGTGATTTAATGATGATATTTATAAAGAATATATTTCTGGTGATTTGA
- a CDS encoding CTP synthase, translating to MERIFLTKYIIITGGVVSSIGKGITSASMGRILRSYGLNVSAIKIDPYLNWDSGTLNPYQHGEVFVTSDGMETDLDLGHYERFLDVELKGLANITTGKVYESVIAKEREGGYLGECVQVIPHITNRIKEMIRENSESADYDVVLVELGGTVGDIESQPFLEALRQLRNEEGRDNVMFVHVTFIPYLDAAGEFKTKPTQHSTKELRSVGINPDVIVCRSQEPIDDGLRGKIAHFCDVDFEAVVNTPDASTIYEVPLVLDEHNIGDLIVKRIGLDVKADSSKLNEWREVVKSLKTKEPVVNIGIVGKYVELEDSYISIRESLLHAAASIGVKAKIKYFSSDVEKLDIDAMSELDGILIPGGFGERGFEGKLDAIDYAIENNVPLFGICLGMQSMVTQFARRNGYPGANSSEFDDNLEFPVIDMMEEQKKIKNMGGTMRLGSYDCKIIEGTKTYDAYGEIDIKERHRHRYEFNNDYRDDLQEKGLIISGTSPDDFLVEIVELPNHPWAVGCQFHPEFKSRPNRPHPLFKAFLEAIYEYSKN from the coding sequence ATGGAGAGGATTTTTCTGACAAAGTATATTATTATAACTGGTGGGGTAGTTAGTTCCATAGGTAAGGGTATTACCTCTGCATCTATGGGTAGAATTTTAAGATCATATGGTTTAAACGTTTCAGCTATTAAAATAGACCCATATTTAAACTGGGATTCTGGAACACTCAATCCATACCAACACGGTGAAGTATTTGTAACTAGTGACGGAATGGAAACTGATTTAGACCTTGGTCACTACGAAAGGTTCTTAGACGTCGAGCTTAAAGGATTAGCTAATATTACTACTGGTAAAGTTTATGAATCTGTTATTGCTAAAGAAAGAGAAGGCGGATACTTAGGAGAATGTGTCCAAGTTATTCCACACATTACTAATCGTATTAAGGAAATGATTAGAGAAAACTCTGAAAGTGCTGATTATGACGTTGTTTTAGTCGAACTTGGTGGTACTGTCGGAGATATTGAAAGTCAACCTTTCCTCGAAGCATTAAGACAACTCAGAAACGAGGAAGGTCGCGATAATGTTATGTTTGTCCATGTTACATTTATTCCCTACCTAGATGCAGCTGGAGAATTCAAAACAAAACCTACTCAACACTCTACTAAGGAATTAAGAAGTGTTGGTATTAATCCTGATGTTATAGTATGCAGATCTCAAGAACCAATTGATGATGGTTTAAGAGGAAAAATCGCTCATTTCTGTGATGTGGACTTTGAAGCAGTTGTTAACACTCCTGATGCTAGTACCATTTATGAAGTTCCTTTAGTTTTAGATGAACACAATATTGGTGATTTAATTGTTAAAAGAATTGGTTTGGATGTAAAAGCAGACTCTTCTAAATTAAATGAATGGAGAGAAGTTGTAAAATCATTAAAAACCAAAGAACCAGTTGTAAACATTGGTATTGTAGGTAAATATGTAGAACTTGAAGATTCCTACATCAGTATCAGAGAATCATTACTTCATGCAGCTGCAAGCATTGGTGTTAAAGCTAAAATCAAATACTTCAGTTCGGATGTTGAAAAATTAGATATTGATGCAATGTCTGAATTAGATGGTATCTTAATCCCTGGAGGATTCGGAGAACGTGGTTTTGAAGGTAAATTAGATGCTATTGATTATGCAATTGAAAACAATGTGCCTTTGTTCGGAATCTGTCTTGGTATGCAATCTATGGTGACTCAATTTGCAAGAAGAAATGGTTATCCTGGTGCAAACAGTTCAGAATTTGATGATAATTTAGAATTCCCGGTTATTGATATGATGGAAGAGCAAAAGAAAATCAAAAACATGGGAGGAACAATGCGTTTAGGATCCTATGATTGTAAAATCATTGAAGGTACCAAAACCTATGATGCATATGGTGAAATTGATATCAAAGAACGTCACAGACACAGATATGAATTCAACAATGATTATAGGGATGATTTACAAGAAAAAGGTTTGATTATTTCTGGAACAAGTCCTGATGATTTCTTGGTAGAAATTGTAGAATTACCAAATCATCCATGGGCTGTTGGTTGTCAATTCCATCCTGAATTTAAATCAAGACCTAATAGGCCTCATCCATTATTCAAAGCATTTTTAGAAGCTATTTATGAGTATTCTAAAAATTAG
- a CDS encoding class III signal peptide-containing protein produces the protein MIGDNHGQISLEYLLIFTVSLIILLIFTLSLAENSIKDTLDVSDSLDVKSDLSKIANAIKQVYGEGQGSKQTIKLNCKNKIKVNIQDNCISTSFKLNDNSKKEVKEYALSNIKKTSITLNNGENVIIVEWPINSENMLIYRV, from the coding sequence ATGATTGGGGATAATCATGGTCAGATTTCTTTGGAATATTTATTGATTTTCACTGTTTCATTGATTATTCTACTAATTTTTACATTGTCTCTTGCTGAAAACTCAATTAAAGATACATTGGATGTTTCTGATTCTTTGGATGTAAAATCAGATTTATCAAAAATAGCTAATGCAATCAAACAGGTCTATGGTGAAGGTCAGGGATCAAAACAAACCATTAAACTTAACTGCAAAAACAAAATTAAGGTAAATATTCAGGATAACTGTATTTCAACTAGTTTCAAACTTAATGATAATTCAAAAAAAGAGGTAAAAGAATATGCATTATCAAATATTAAAAAAACATCCATAACATTAAATAATGGTGAAAATGTAATAATTGTGGAATGGCCCATAAATTCCGAAAACATGCTGATTTACAGGGTATAA